One part of the Glycine soja cultivar W05 chromosome 11, ASM419377v2, whole genome shotgun sequence genome encodes these proteins:
- the LOC114373436 gene encoding uncharacterized protein LOC114373436 — MGFFVAHVVQGSALALLGLWHTIHTIRSYLVKGPANFTVRFWYQFNTTPQSRLKHLELVSILSFSILAFFDQILDFPHFHYAFKLDNFEHATMFIHLALFAGFSLSTELTDSLDLFSGFVGILASSVFSQELFLLHFHSTDHVGLEGHYHWLLQLIVLVSLVSSLAATIFPNNFNAALVLSISLIFQGCWFINMGFMLWIPSFVPEGCAVNLAKPSGHEIIGAVTCSSKEADFRARGLANLQFSWILSSILIFAGIICLKLSRKCTITTNRLEYERIQTKGATDSALANEGFKQAI; from the coding sequence atggGTTTTTTTGTAGCACATGTAGTGCAAGGATCAGCACTAGCCCTTCTTGGATTATGGCACACCATCCACACCATCAGATCTTACCTGGTGAAGGGCCCTGCCAACTTCACTGTAAGATTCTGGTACCAGTTTAACACTACCCCTCAGTCTAGACTTAAACACTTAGAACTTGTTTCTATTTTATCCTTTTCCATCCTTGCATTTTTCGATCAAATTCTAGACTTCCCTCATTTCCACTATGCCTTTAAGCTTGACAACTTTGAGCATGCAACTATGTTCATACACCTTGCTTTGTTTGCTGGTTTCTCCCTCTCCACTGAGTTGACTGATTCACTTGACCTCTTCTCCGGCTTTGTTGGGATACTTGCATCCTCGGTGTTTAGTCAAGAACTattccttctccattttcaCTCCACAGACCATGTTGGACTTGAAGGCCATTACCACTGGCTGCTGCAGCTCATAGTGCTTGTCTCACTAGTATCATCTTTGGCTGCAACTATTTTTCCTAACAATTTCAACGCGGCTCTCGTGCTTTCTATTTCACTCATCTTCCAAGGATGTTGGTTTATAAACATGGGGTTTATGCTATGGATTCCATCTTTTGTCCCTGAAGGGTGTGCGGTGAATTTGGCCAAGCCAAGTGGCCATGAAATCATTGGAGCAGTGACTTGTAGTTCCAAAGAGGCTGATTTCAGGGCCAGGGGATTGGCCAATTTGCAATTCAGTTGGATCCTTTCTTCAATTCTGATATTTGCAGGAATCATTTGCTTGAAACTTTCTAGGAAATGTACAATTACAACAAACCggttggagtatgagagaaTTCAAACTAAAGGTGCAACAGACTCAGCTTTGGCCAATGAAGGTTTCAAGCAGGCCATATAA